One Rhizoctonia solani chromosome 2, complete sequence DNA segment encodes these proteins:
- a CDS encoding glyoxal oxidase translates to MAAYLLLSLPLFQLSHALSVQQNSLVTIIPTNSLLGRAPPVLPSGWTYKSCVREPSSGRTLTGYSFTSSSMTVDLCVSACATRGYSLAGAEYANECYCGNSFAGAATGGGSVPPESECNMACAGDASQTCGAGNRLSVYANSQITPGAPALPPGWSSTSKCITEASTGRALTGNSFTSKGLTLDQCVDVCDQTGFQYAGAEYGAECYCSNSVSTANGGGVEVAASECNMNCAGNPQQKCGAGYRITLFSKTPSTDPIPTGWTKNFCTVDQSARVLDGYSFTDGSSMSPATCIAACAQRNFVLAGVENGNECHCGNTIKQAYPTKDSDCRVSCSGDDAQFCGGGWRLMVYIKAPGTPTGSNAWTLVPGGNSGVVMTHVAVTTSDTMLVIDRKEDNPLLKADGKPAWGAVWNLQSNTARPLNIATHSFCSSGNFLSNGTLANFGGHPYTDRNGEAVSDGQQGIRLFNPCSASGNCDIYENPTRIRLTSDRWYPSSARLHDGSVIILGGQITAGWTNSESVNNPTYEFFPAKNINGYNGLQIPSQFFKDTLPHNTFPHVFALPSKKIFVAANNQAMLLDWENNIETRLPNFPNGQRVVYPMNAAGVLLPLTPANNYTPEILICGGSHLSDELNGEEIDAQHDYASAQCSRMVLDAAGIAAGWKVEYMPEPRIMSEGVLLPNGKVVIINGGRTGTAGYANSQYRIGDSNADNPTFTPLLYDPSLPAGQRFTHANMPTSIIGRLYHSVATLLPSGAILIGGSNPNDDMETRPWPSEYRVEYLNPSYMFVERPTYTGLPAVVNYGATFTLSVSVPSSTATVKVVLMDLGFITHSVHMDQKAVELVSTLSADRKTLTVIGPPNAPVYSPGPGWIFVVVGDTPSVAQKLIIGTGASPPKDDAATAKDQLIAMGFAPERIDWALKATNNAGLQPAMDHILENDGKPVPDLTNVASTNAPAPTANEDHEELEALRAQYGGTGAAEAGKAENSVSGGVAQSIKCSQCGKIFRDTALANFHAEKSGHDQFEESTEEIKPLTEEEKKQKLAELRTRMEEKRAAKAAEEAKEARANEVIRRKGGQDMGAIKEELQLKEAEKEARQRKQDKLDDAKAKAAVRAQIEADKKARAEKAAKEKALREGREYQQPPVSGVGGATSASAAAPGAKSSESPSTRLQIRLSSGGAPLTTTMASDSTLHEVALFVESQNPAISSQTVTFSTTFPRKVFSRSDFTRTLKELDLVPSAEKQICIYYNKGYCRRGTSCWYLHSESASDSKEASNKPKETEDLVCSICFDVPTEFGLLAGCSHVFCLKCIMDWRSSKNKDNDVVISNTNKTCPVCRSPSKFITPSSRFTPKDSPERALCVEGYKATLAKIPCRYFTKSPRSERFCPYGKDCFYQHQNEDGTPHVFTLGADEMMERHKSRLIASRALNSTALFDLMSTHRWFENPYFDRYDSDEDYAFHGSDISESVDWMPELFF, encoded by the exons GCCGTCTTCGGGTCGCACACTGACCG GCTACTCTTTCACTTCTTCCTCTATGACAGTCGATTTGTGTGTTTCGGCTTGTGCCACCCGAGGTTATTCCTTGGCTGGCGCCGAATACGCAAACGAGTGTTATTGCGGAAATTCATTTGCTGGAGCAGCAACCGGCGGAGGCTCCGTCCCTCCCGAATCTGAGTGCAACATGGCTTGCGCTGGTGATGCTTCCCAAACATGTGGAGCTGGTAATCGACTTTCGGTTTATGCAAATAGCCAAATAACTCCCGGTGCACCTGCATTACCCCCAGGGTGGAGCTCAACTTCAAAGTGCATCACGGAAGCTAGTACTGGTCGCGCATTGACTGGGAACTCGTTTACCTCCAAAGGTTTGACCCTGGACCAGTGCGTCGATGTATGCGATCAAACAGGGTTTCAGTATGCTGGAGCCGAG TACGGCGCTGAGTGTTATTGTTCGAACTCTGTTTCCACTGCAAATGGTGGAGGCGTAGAAGTTGCAGCATCAGAGTGCAACATGAATTGCGCAG GCAACCCACAACAAAAATGTGGCGCTGGATACCGGATCACACTCTTTAGTAAAACTCCTAGCACTGACCCTATACCAACGGGATGGACGAAAAACTTTTGCACTGTGGATCAGAGTGCCCGCGTCCTCGATGGGTATAGCTTCACCGATGGCTCTTCAATGTCACCTGCAACTTGCATCGCGGCTTGTGCTCAGCGCAACTTCGTTCTGG CCGGTGTCGAAAACGGGAACGAGTGCCACTGTGGGAACACCATCAAGCAGGCCTACCCTACCAAGGACAGCGATTGCAGAGTCTCTTGCTCAGGAGACGACGCCCAGTTTTGCGGTGGCGGGTGGCGTCTAATGGTTTATATCAAG GCCCCTGGTACTCCGACCGGTTCCAACGCATGGACCTTGGTGCCAGGGGGGAACTCCGGCGT TGTTATGACTCATGTCGCGGTGACTACAAGCGATACAATGCTAGTAATCGACCGTAAGGAAGACAATCCTCTACTCAAGGCTGATGGTAAACCGGCCTGGGGAGCTGTTTGGAACTTACAATCAAACACTGCTCGGCCCTTGAACATTGCAACTCATTCATTCTGTTCATCCGGTAACTTCTTGTCGAACGGGACTC TTGCTAACTTTGGGGGTCATCCTTATACTGACCGAAACGGGGAAGCGGTTTCGGATGGTCAACAGGGAATCCGGCTTTTTAACCCTTGTTCTGCCTCCGGAAACTGCGATATATATGAGAACCCCACG CGCATTCGATTAACTTCTGATCGATGGTATCCGTCTTCTGCTCGTTTGCACGACGGGTCAGTGATTATACTCGGAGGACAGATCACCGCAGGATGGACAAATAGCG AGTCTGTCAATAACCCAACTTATGAGTTCTTCCCGGCCAAAAACATTAATGGATATAACG GTCTTCAAATACCGTCCCAATTTTTCAAGGACACGCTTCCTCACAATACATTCCCTCACGTCTT CGCACTCCCAAGCAAAAAAATATTTGTTGCGGCGAACAACCAAGCTA TGCTTCTCGATTGGGAAAACAATATCGAGACTAGGCTACCTAACTTCCCGAATGGTCAGCGTGTTGTATATCCGATGAACGCTGCCG GTGTGCTTCTGCCTTTGACGCCGGCAAATAATTACACTCCTGAGATCCTGATTTGCGGCGGGTCGCATTTATC TGATGAGCTCAATGGTGAAGAAATCGACGCTCAGCATGATTATGCTAGTGCACAATGCTCCCGGATGGTTCTTGATGCTGCCGGCATTGCTGCTGGGTGGAAGGTCGAATACATGCCAGAGCCAAGAA TTATGTCGGAGGGGGTGCTACTCCCTAATGGTAAAGTTGTTATTATCAACGGAGGTAGGACGGGTACTGCCG GGTATGCCAATTCGCAGTATCGGATTGGTGACTCCAATGCCGATAACCCGACTTTTACTCCGCTGTTGTATGACCCTTCGTTGCCAGCGGGGCAGAGGTTCACCCATGCCAATATGCCGACTAGTATTATCGGAAGGCTATACCATAGTGTTGC CACCCTCCTTCCCTCTGGCGCAATACTAATTGGAGGATCCAATCCAAATGACGACATGGAGACCCGGCCATGGCCTTCGGAATACCGAGTCGAATATCTCAACCCG TCCTACATGTTTGTCGAGAGACCAACATACACCGGCCTTCCAGCAGTGGTCAATTATGGCGCTACCTTCACGTTATCGGTCTCTGTTCCATCGTCGACTGCCACAGTCAAAGTTGTACTCATGGACTTAGGTTTCATAACACATTCGGTTCATATGGATCAAAAGGCAGTTGAATTGGTGTCTACTCTTTCAGCGGATAGGAAGACTTTGACCGTCATTGGACCACCCAATGCACCAG TTTATTCCCCTGGTCCAGGATGGATATTTGTAGTTGTTGGGGATACTCCTTCAGTAGCCCAAAAGCTCATTATTGGGACCGGTGCATCGCCACCCAAGGACGATGCTGCGACTGCGAA AGACCAGTTGATCGCGATGGGTTTCGCCCCCGAACGAATTGACT GGGCTCTCAAGGCAACTAACAACGCCGGCCTACAACCCGCTATGGATCACATTCTTGAGAATGATGGAAAGCCCGTACCCGATTTGACAAACGTCGCGAGCACTAATGCACCAGCTCCTACGGCCAATGAGGATCACGAGGAGCTAGAAGCATTGCGCGCTCAATATGGTGGTACCGGTGCTGCCGAAGCCGGAAAAGCCGAAAATTCAGTCTCTGGTGGCGTTGCCCAG TCCATTAAATGCTCACAATGCGGAAAGATCTTCCGCGACACTGCACTCGCTAACTTCCATGCTGAGAAATCCGGCCACGACCAATTCGAGGAATCAACTGAAGAA ATCAAACCTCTTACCGAGGAGGAAAAGAAGCAAAAATTGGCCGAACTTCGTACACGCATGGAAGAAAAGCGCGCTGCCAAAGCTGCCGAAGAGGCCAAAGAGGCCCGAGCAAACGAAGTGATACGACGGAAGGGTGGTCAGGACATGGGTGCTATCAAGGAGGAGCTCCAACTTAAGGAAGCCGAAAAAGAGGCCCGGCAAAGGAAGCAAG ATAAACTCGATGATGCCAAGGCGAAGGCAGCTGTCCGTGCCCAAATTGAAGCTGATAAAAAAGCGCGCGCTGAGAAAGCAGCGAAAGAAAAGGCGTTGCGTGAG GGACGTGAATACCAACAGCCTCCTGTCAGCGGTGTTGGTGGTGCAACTAGCGCAAGCGCAGCTGCCCCTGGCGCTAAGAGTTCCGAGTCCCCAAGCACCCGGCTTCAGATTAGGTTGTCGTCCGGCGGTGCGCCTCTCACCACTACCATGGCTAGCGACAGCA CTCTGCATGAGGTAGCGCTCTTTGTAGAATCGCAAAATCCCGCAATCTCCTCCCAAACTGTCACATTCTCCACCACATTTCCTCG GAAAGTCTTCAGTCGATCAGACTTTACGCGAACCCTCAAGGAGCTCGATCTCGTTCCTTCGGCG GAAAAGCAAATCTGCATTTATTACAACAAAG GATATTGTAGACGTGGTACATCGTGCTGGTACCTTCATTCTGAGTCTGCCTCCGATTCAAAAGAAGCGAGTAACAAACCCAAGGAAACGGAAGATCTCGTCTGCTCTATTTGTTTCGATGTTCCGACAGAATTCGGCCTACTTG CTGGTTGCTCCCACGTGTTCTGCTTGAAG TGTATAATGGACTGGAGGAGCTCCAAAAACAAAG ATAACGATGTTGTCATCTCGAACACCAACAAGACATGTCCAGTCTGTCGTTCTCCCTCGAAGTTCATCACGCCATCTAGTCGGTTCACACCTAAGGACTCTCCAGAGAGGGCATTATGTGTCGAAGGGTACAAGGCAACCCTAGCGAAGATCCCCTGCAG ATATTTTACCAAGAGCCCGCGCAGTGAGCGATTTTGCCCCTATGGGAAGGATTGTTTCTACCAACACCAGAACGAAGATGGGACGCCTCATGTATTCACTCTTGGAGCTGATGAGATGATGGAGAGACACAAGTCTAGGCTGATAGCCTCTAGAGCACTCAACTCGACTGCACTGTTTGACTTGATGTCTACCCATCGTTGGTTTGAAAATCCCTATTTCGATCGTTATGATAGCGACGAGGATTATGCCTTTCATGGATCCGATATTTCCGAATCGGTGGACTGGATGCCAGAGCTATTTTTTTAA
- a CDS encoding Zf-CCCH domain protein — protein sequence MGESNHPAHITVPSANDAEWNGIIIVPGCLTIHQSKAFLLLLVTTTFSTYFMAAPVIEPIVDGVYAMYNISRSHPGCNRLWWDWWGSYVIFGGPGGRWVLGTALGYWVAEPQLPFNPRGCRHGLPFMQPTSSAALTLIMALSLATFCLVLALQMMFRLLRGHTTIEALQTSTLRKRDKVSPRFLWLPGTSIDVPVKHQSYEATALGVGRQVEEMRRRPTAQLAHTPSQTHGSTVSLDFNTRIYDLGIWENAKLYLSRPMFPSKNSAQ from the exons ATGGGAGAATCAAACCACCCCGCACACATCACTGTTCCGTCTGCCAACGATGCCGAATGGAATGGGATCATCAT TGTCCCTGG TTGCTTGACAATCCACCAATCTAAAGCATTCTTACTGCTCTTGGTTACTACTACTTTCAGCACGTACTTCATGGCGGCACCAGTCATCGAACCCATTGTTGATGGCGTATACGCTATGTATAACATTTCACGTTCTCATCCAGGTTGTAATCGACTATGGTGGGACTGGTGGGGATCCTATGTTATATTTGGAGGCCCGGGCGGACGTTGGGTACTCGGCACAGCCCTTGGTTACTGGGTAGCTGAGCCTCAATTACCATTCAATCCCCGGGGGTGTCGACACGGACTCCCCTTCATGCAGCCTACATCGAGCGCAGCGCTTACGCTTATTATGGCATTATCCTTAGCGACTTTCTGTCTG GTGCTGGCGCTACAGATGATGTTCCGTCTACTACGTGGGCACACTACAATCGAAGCATTGCAGACCAGCACTCTACGCAAGAGGGATAAGGTCTCGCCTCGGTTTTTATGGTTGCCTGGTACGAGTATCGATGTCCCTGTAAAACACCAGTCCTATGAAGCGACCGCGTTGGGAGTTGGTAGACAGGTTGAGGAGATGCGGAGAAGGCCCACTGCACAACTTGCGCACACTCCATCACAAACGCATGGATCGACTGTGTCGCTGGATTTCAATACGCGCATATACGACCTCGGAATTTGGGAAAATGCCAAATTGTACTTGAGTAGACCTATGTTTCCTTCTAAAAATTCTGCCCAGTAA